The genomic interval GCCAAGACAATCAAGGAACTCTTGCCGGTGATTTCGGATCGGATGAGGGAATTGATGATGAATATCCCGTCGGCTGAATTCAATACGACCATCGAACACCTTCGCGAAATGTATGTCACAAGTGCGTTGAAAGATGCTGGGATTAAGACAAAAAGGTATACCGATCGCTTACGGTATGATCAGGAGTTTGCCAACACCTTTGCGGAACAGGAAGATGCTCGAAAGAAGGAGTTCACGGCCTTGAAGGAGAAGATTCAAGACTTTGAGCATAGAATGCGTGACCTTAAGTTGCGTCAAGGCCTGTTTGCTCGAAAGAACTGGCCCATGCACGAACTGCTCGGTGAAGGACTGCTGTACCTGTTGAGCTTTCCCTTATTTCTCTTGGGATTCGCGATCAATATCCTTCCATACAAACTCGGTCAGCGATTCACCTACAAGATCTTTAAGTCGAAGAATTTTGAGGGAACTGGACTCTTTTTCCTCGGCCTAGTGACCCACACGCTCTGGTGGTCCATTTGGGCTTTGCTGATTGGATTGAGCAGTACCTGGTGGTTCGGACTATACTTTTATTTCTTTGCTTACGCGCAAGGCTATTTCGCCTTTGTATATGCCGGAAGAATTCGGAAATGGGCGGCCAAGTGGCGGTTCCGTGCAAAATATGCGCGACATCGAAAACACATGCAAGGCCTATACGAGACCCGTCAAGAGATTATTCAGACGGCGAAGACGATTTGGACCCCTTCGGTTTAATTCCATTGACCAAATAAACACCACTTAGGATTGCTGCCACACCGATGAAGTGGCGGGGGAGCAGCTGTTCACCGTCAATCACGCCCCAGGCGATGGCAACGATGGGAATGAGGTAGGTGACGGAGGCCGCAAAAATGGGCGTGGTCATTTTGATGAGCCCATTGAAGATCCAAACGGCAACGGCCGTTCCGATAATGCCCAGGATGGCGATGTAGCCCATCGCGCCGTAGGCGCCTGGCTCCTGAACTCTAATGCTTAAGTCTGTCGTCAAAACGTAAATGAGGGCGATGGGTCCAACAAAACTGAAGGCGAGAACTGTGATCGCCAAGGATTTAAGGTCATGTAATTGGAACTTGATGATGTTGGTGCTGATGGCGTAGAAAACCGTGGCTACAACAGCGTAGAACCCGTAGTACCAGTACTGGGCTCCTTCAAAAGAGTCCGTCGGCCACATCAAGATTGCCGCGCCGACCAATCCGAGCAGAATACCGATGACTTGGAGGAGGTGCGTTTTGAGCCCAAACCAGATTATTCCGATCAAGACGACGAAGAGGGGAACCAGGGAGTTTAGAATGCCGACGATGGAACTGTCGAGCCGTGTTTCGGCCTTGCTGAAGAGGAAGGCGGGAATGCCATTTCCAAGAGCGCCGACCAAGAAAAGTGGTAGAGCGTATTTCCACTGGAAGTACTTGTAGTATTGAAAACCGAGCAGGCCTATAAAGACAAAGGCGAAGGTCATGCGCAGCCCGCCCACCTGGTCAAAGGAATAGACCGCTAGGCCCTTCTTCATCAGGATGAATGAGCTCCCCCATATGATGGCGAGAAGGATGAGAATTAGCCAATGTCCGGCTGTTGAATCAAAGCGATTGCGCATGGCCGCAAAGGTGTGGAATAATTGCTCAGGATAAGCGTTTTACCCGTAACTTTGTTTTATGGAACTGAACTTGGAGATTGAAGGAATGAGCTGCATGCATTGCGCACGAACAGTTCAGTCCGCTTTAGAGAGCGTTCCGGGTGTGGAACGCGCTGATGTGAGCTGGGAACGTGGAAAAGCCGTGGTTGAAGGAAATGAGGTTTCCAAAGATCGATTGGTCGAAGCGGTGGCCGAAACCGAAGCCTACCACATCGTTTCAGAATAAGATTGTTAACGAGAAAAATGAGGGATATGAGAAAGGTACTTTTGTCAGGAATCATCACCGCGAGTTTGGCGCTTTTTGCCGCCTGCGGACAGCAAGCGTCAACGGAGGCAGTAGCTTCTGAAGAGGTCAGCACCGAAGTGGTAGCGGCCAGCGTTGAGTTAAGCGTTGATGGTATGATGTGCTCGCACGGATGTGTCAGCACCATTGAAAAAGCCTTGGGCAACACAGAGGGAGTGTCCTATGCCAGTGTCAATTTTGACGAAAGCTCGGCTAAAGTAGAGTTCGATTCGGAAGAGATTTCCGAAGACGAAATCATCGAAGTGATCAACGGATTGCACGATGGAATCTACACGGCCAAATTGGCTTCATGGGACGGATCGGAAGAGGAAGCTGTTGAAGGAGAGAGCAAGAAGAATTGCGACCCTTCCAAATGCGACCCTTCCAAATGTACTTCTGAAATGAAAGAAGCCTGCGTGAAAGCGGGGAAAACCGACTGCGCTAAAGCCTGCTCGGCGAAAATGAAAGAAGCCTGATCAGACTTCGGTCGGTTTCGAAAAGTGTAAAAAGGGCGCTTCGGCGGGATTCACAAAAGACACATCCGTGTCGAGAATCTCTAAAATGACTGAAGCCAGGCCCGATTCAAATTCAGAAAGGTCCTCTTCCGAGAGGGCCTTTTTTTTGTCTCCAAACGTGAGGAAATTCGGTCGATCCGGGCGGCGAAGCCAGTAAATACCTGCAGATATTTCCTGAATTTCTGTGCCTTCGGCACGATGCCAAAGCCAGCGGTAGAGCATCAATTGAACGGCCTTTTCTTGGCCTTCATTTTCACGTACGTGGGTCCATCCCTTCCACGAGATATTCTTCTCTTTGACCGACCCCGATTTGTAGTCAACAATGCACAGTGCTCCGTTTTCGCGGTGAATGCGATCAGCCATTCCTTTGATCTTAACCTCGGTTCCATCGGGAAAAATGAACTGGGTTTCCAATCGCTTCTCTGTGGCGATGAGGTGAATCTCCGTGCTTTCCACCTTCTTGCGCTCCATTTCTAAAAAGCGCCTCACATAGTTCTTGGCTGCCCGACTTCCCAGGTAGTTCTGGCCAGAGTTCGGATCTCCGCCGGCATACTTTTCGGACCAGGAGCGCTCCACTTGCTGTTCGTGCTTCGAAAGCAACTCATCCAGGGCCTCCGGGGTCAAAACCTGACCCTCGAGAGGTTTGTAGAGCTGTTCCAATGCGTCGTGCACCACATCCCCGAAGGTGCTGTCCTCCAAAGACTCTTCTACTTCATCGGCCTCCCGAAGCCGAAGTACGTATTGGAAGTAGAACTCCATGGGAGCCTGCAAATAGCGGTTCAAGGCAGAAGGACTCAATCCTTCGCGCATCAATTCCCGAAGCCGCTCCAAGAGCTCAGGAGACTTTTCGATCTGCCAAGGATTTAGCTCCGGGGCATTCAGGGGCGTGGTCACCACACCTTCTTTGTAGTCAATGGCACTCCTGGTCCGGCCCAATTCGTGCTCGATTTGAGTGATGTACCGACTGCGCTCTCCGCTTCCAAAGTCATCCGTTTGGGTGGTGTGGACCAGGTGAACCTCAGAAGCTCGCTGCAAGAGGCGGTAGAAGTGATAGGCAAAAATGGCGTCCTTTTCGGCTGTGCCTGGAAGCCCGTAGTGCTTTTTGAGGTCGAAGGGAATAAAGCTTTGGCCACCGCTCCCTTTAGGCAAGACCTCTTCATTCACGGAAAGGACAATGACGCACTCAAAATCCAAGGTCCGTGTTTCGAGCATCCCCATGATTTGAAGTCCCTGCAAAGGCTCTCCGTAGAACGAGAGTTCCTGTTGTTGCAGTAATGGGCGCAAAAAAGTACGCAGGGCCGTCAGGCTTTCCAACCGGCCGAACCGACTGTTTAGCTCGTGGAGCTGTACGAGCACTTTGTACACCTGAAAAAGGAATTCGCGCTCCCAGGGAATGCGTTCACTGTCGATTTCGTCTAATGCCGTTCGGAGGTCATGAGCCCAATCCAACAAGGAGGTAGTTCCAGAGGTCCAAGGCTCAAATATTCGCGCCACGTGTGGACTCCAAGTGCCTTCAGCTTCTTCCCATAGGGATTGAAGCCGTCCAGGTTTGAAATACATCATGTTCCGCCCTACAATAGCGCGATGTACCTCTGCTATGGGATCTTCCGGATAAGCCAATTTCCACAGAGGATGCGTCAGCAAGCGGATGACATTTCTATGATACAGGCGGAGGCCTTTTCCGGCCAAGACACCTTTCTCCATCGATTCTTGATGACGGATTAGCTGCTCCAAAAAGTCCACGACAAGTCCATGTCGTATGGAGTAACCCATGGTTACGTTCACGTGCTTAAGCTCCTTTGGAAGGGCGTTGAGTACAGGCAAAAGCAAGTCCTCATTCGCTAAGACCAGCGCCGTTCGAGTCAAGTCTGGATCAACTTCGAGGCGATCCTGAAGTAGGCGTCCGGCATGGTGTGCTTGAGCCATATTCTTGGCCGTGGCCCAGACGCGTATCTTCTTGGCGGTTGTTCCCCAGTAATCCCCAGTCCAAGGAAGCTCTCCGTCTTCCGTGAAGGCATCAATGTGCTGGAAACGCCGCAAGAACATACCCGCTTCGTGTTTTGCCGTCTCGAGGTAGAAGCGATCCACATCCCAGCGCAGCTGGGCATTGCGTTCCTTCACCAACCACTTGAACAGGGTTTCTTCCGCTTTATTGATGGCGTTGAAGCCGGCAATGTACAAGGGACCGGTCCAGGAAGGAGGCCAATGCTCCTGCGCCTGCTCCAAGTCATCGCAGAGGTGTCGATAGAGCATGCCTTGATACGCACCACTTTGCGCAGAGAGTCGATTTCGATAAGCCTGATACAAGGGCCCCAACGTGTCCCAAAAATCCAGGAATTTCTGCATGAGGGGCGTGGGTTCCGGATCTCCATCCGGCATCCAAAGCTCAATGCGCTTGATATCGACCAAGGAACGATATAGCTCCTCCGATGGAACCAAGTAGCGGTCT from Cryomorphaceae bacterium carries:
- a CDS encoding 1-acyl-sn-glycerol-3-phosphate acyltransferase, which produces MAKHRKSNIYRLLHFWIGSGLRTFWKIEVNGRENLPWGKPFIVMPNHENALIDAVIVITHMPDQPYSIARAGAFQNPVVARMLKHIRMFPIYRPQDGIENMSKNEQIMQDIVDCMKEGQRILIYPEGDQNMSRRLRPLKKGTFRMAMMALNQMDGDLDLQMVPTGLTYESHAKMGRHCVVNFGKPVNVREIWEANERHDAKTIKELLPVISDRMRELMMNIPSAEFNTTIEHLREMYVTSALKDAGIKTKRYTDRLRYDQEFANTFAEQEDARKKEFTALKEKIQDFEHRMRDLKLRQGLFARKNWPMHELLGEGLLYLLSFPLFLLGFAINILPYKLGQRFTYKIFKSKNFEGTGLFFLGLVTHTLWWSIWALLIGLSSTWWFGLYFYFFAYAQGYFAFVYAGRIRKWAAKWRFRAKYARHRKHMQGLYETRQEIIQTAKTIWTPSV
- a CDS encoding DMT family transporter, with protein sequence MRNRFDSTAGHWLILILLAIIWGSSFILMKKGLAVYSFDQVGGLRMTFAFVFIGLLGFQYYKYFQWKYALPLFLVGALGNGIPAFLFSKAETRLDSSIVGILNSLVPLFVVLIGIIWFGLKTHLLQVIGILLGLVGAAILMWPTDSFEGAQYWYYGFYAVVATVFYAISTNIIKFQLHDLKSLAITVLAFSFVGPIALIYVLTTDLSIRVQEPGAYGAMGYIAILGIIGTAVAVWIFNGLIKMTTPIFAASVTYLIPIVAIAWGVIDGEQLLPRHFIGVAAILSGVYLVNGIKPKGSKSSSPSE
- a CDS encoding cation transporter; the encoded protein is MELNLEIEGMSCMHCARTVQSALESVPGVERADVSWERGKAVVEGNEVSKDRLVEAVAETEAYHIVSE
- a CDS encoding heavy-metal-associated domain-containing protein; translated protein: MRKVLLSGIITASLALFAACGQQASTEAVASEEVSTEVVAASVELSVDGMMCSHGCVSTIEKALGNTEGVSYASVNFDESSAKVEFDSEEISEDEIIEVINGLHDGIYTAKLASWDGSEEEAVEGESKKNCDPSKCDPSKCTSEMKEACVKAGKTDCAKACSAKMKEA
- a CDS encoding PD-(D/E)XK nuclease family protein, coding for MNGFLHQLAEEIWNEHRNQLGDVIVVLPSNRAALFLRKALSKFIDNPVLGPEILSIEHFLSRWSGLKTFDKIRLSFELYESYLEVYTSEDGSPPDSIDQFSKWGQILLQDFNEVDRYLVPSEELYRSLVDIKRIELWMPDGDPEPTPLMQKFLDFWDTLGPLYQAYRNRLSAQSGAYQGMLYRHLCDDLEQAQEHWPPSWTGPLYIAGFNAINKAEETLFKWLVKERNAQLRWDVDRFYLETAKHEAGMFLRRFQHIDAFTEDGELPWTGDYWGTTAKKIRVWATAKNMAQAHHAGRLLQDRLEVDPDLTRTALVLANEDLLLPVLNALPKELKHVNVTMGYSIRHGLVVDFLEQLIRHQESMEKGVLAGKGLRLYHRNVIRLLTHPLWKLAYPEDPIAEVHRAIVGRNMMYFKPGRLQSLWEEAEGTWSPHVARIFEPWTSGTTSLLDWAHDLRTALDEIDSERIPWEREFLFQVYKVLVQLHELNSRFGRLESLTALRTFLRPLLQQQELSFYGEPLQGLQIMGMLETRTLDFECVIVLSVNEEVLPKGSGGQSFIPFDLKKHYGLPGTAEKDAIFAYHFYRLLQRASEVHLVHTTQTDDFGSGERSRYITQIEHELGRTRSAIDYKEGVVTTPLNAPELNPWQIEKSPELLERLRELMREGLSPSALNRYLQAPMEFYFQYVLRLREADEVEESLEDSTFGDVVHDALEQLYKPLEGQVLTPEALDELLSKHEQQVERSWSEKYAGGDPNSGQNYLGSRAAKNYVRRFLEMERKKVESTEIHLIATEKRLETQFIFPDGTEVKIKGMADRIHRENGALCIVDYKSGSVKEKNISWKGWTHVRENEGQEKAVQLMLYRWLWHRAEGTEIQEISAGIYWLRRPDRPNFLTFGDKKKALSEEDLSEFESGLASVILEILDTDVSFVNPAEAPFLHFSKPTEV